One window of Microbacterium sediminis genomic DNA carries:
- the upp gene encoding uracil phosphoribosyltransferase, producing MRLHVADHPLITHKLTVLRNVKTPSPVFRQLTEELVTLLAYEATRNVRVSPREIQTPVTTTIGVEISDPKPLVVPILRAGLGMLDGMVKLVPTAEVGFLGMVRDHETLEPTTYAERLPDDLSHRQCFVLDPMLATGGSLGAAIDFLFDRGAVDVTAVCLLGAPEGVDFIEKHTAGKNVTLVLGALDEKLNEKGYIVPGLGDAGDRLYGSAGY from the coding sequence ATGCGCCTGCACGTTGCGGACCACCCGCTCATCACGCACAAGCTGACCGTCCTCCGCAACGTGAAGACGCCGTCGCCGGTGTTCCGCCAGCTGACCGAGGAGCTCGTCACGCTCCTGGCGTACGAGGCCACCCGCAACGTGCGGGTCTCGCCGCGCGAGATCCAGACGCCGGTCACCACGACCATCGGCGTGGAGATCAGCGACCCCAAACCGCTCGTCGTGCCGATTCTGCGCGCCGGCCTGGGCATGCTCGACGGTATGGTCAAGCTCGTCCCCACCGCCGAGGTGGGCTTCCTCGGCATGGTCCGCGACCACGAGACGCTCGAGCCCACCACGTACGCCGAGCGCCTGCCCGACGACCTCAGCCACCGCCAGTGCTTCGTGCTCGACCCGATGCTCGCCACCGGCGGCTCGCTGGGCGCGGCGATCGACTTCCTCTTCGACCGCGGCGCCGTCGACGTGACCGCCGTCTGCCTGCTGGGCGCGCCCGAGGGCGTGGACTTCATCGAGAAGCACACGGCCGGCAAGAACGTCACCCTCGTGCTGGGCGCGCTCGACGAGAAGCTCAACGAGAAGGGCTACATCGTGCCCGGCCTCGGCGACGCCGGCGACCGCCTCTACGGCTCCGCCGGGTACTGA
- a CDS encoding NAD(P)-dependent alcohol dehydrogenase: protein MKALQYVEVGKPPVVVEVPTPEPGPGQVRLKVTAAGACHSDSFVMGLSEQEYAQFGYPLPMTLGHEGAGIVDKLGEGVTSVAVGDAVAVYGPWGCGTCYQCAQGKENYCERAAELGITPPGLGHDGSMAEYMIIDDPRHLVPLGDLDPVANVALTDAGLTPYHAIKMSLPKLVAGSTAVVIGTGGLGHVAIQILRALTPATVIALDVNDEKLALAKEVGAHHAFLSNAEAPAAIEKALGRKTVTAVFDFVSIQPTIDLGGALSGVETDQVIVGVGAAKADVGMLAKPYDSTIRSPYWGARAELMEVLNLARTGLVHVETEVFSLDEAPQAYDRLHEGTLRGRAVIVP, encoded by the coding sequence ATGAAGGCTCTCCAGTACGTCGAGGTCGGCAAGCCCCCGGTCGTCGTCGAGGTTCCGACCCCCGAGCCCGGCCCCGGACAGGTGCGTCTGAAGGTGACCGCCGCGGGCGCCTGCCACTCCGACTCGTTCGTGATGGGCCTGAGCGAGCAGGAGTACGCGCAGTTCGGCTACCCGCTGCCGATGACCCTCGGCCACGAGGGCGCCGGCATCGTCGACAAGCTCGGCGAGGGCGTCACGAGCGTCGCGGTGGGCGACGCGGTGGCGGTGTACGGCCCCTGGGGCTGCGGCACCTGCTACCAGTGCGCGCAGGGCAAGGAGAACTACTGCGAGCGCGCCGCCGAGCTCGGCATCACCCCTCCGGGCCTCGGGCACGACGGCTCGATGGCGGAGTACATGATCATCGACGACCCGCGCCACCTCGTGCCGCTGGGCGACCTCGATCCGGTCGCGAACGTCGCCCTCACCGACGCGGGCCTGACCCCGTACCACGCCATCAAGATGTCGCTGCCCAAGCTCGTCGCCGGCAGCACCGCCGTGGTGATCGGCACCGGCGGCCTCGGCCACGTCGCGATCCAGATCCTCCGCGCGCTCACGCCCGCGACGGTCATCGCCCTCGACGTCAACGACGAGAAGCTGGCCCTCGCCAAGGAGGTCGGCGCGCACCACGCGTTCCTGTCCAACGCCGAGGCGCCGGCCGCGATCGAGAAGGCCCTCGGCCGCAAGACCGTCACGGCCGTGTTCGACTTCGTGTCGATCCAGCCCACCATCGACCTCGGCGGCGCGCTCTCGGGCGTCGAGACCGACCAGGTGATCGTGGGCGTCGGCGCCGCCAAGGCCGACGTGGGCATGCTCGCCAAGCCGTACGACTCGACGATCCGCTCGCCCTACTGGGGCGCCCGCGCCGAGCTCATGGAGGTGCTGAACCTCGCCCGCACGGGCCTCGTGCACGTCGAGACCGAGGTGTTCTCGCTCGACGAGGCGCCGCAGGCCTACGACAGGCTCCACGAGGGCACGCTGCGCGGTCGCGCGGTCATCGTCCCGTAA
- a CDS encoding nucleoside deaminase — MTPAPADAAAMDRALELASAACVAGEIPVGAVVLDLDGTVIGEGRNLREELGDPSAHAEIVALRQAAEEVGSWNLEGRTLVVTLEPCLMCAGALLQARIGRVVFGAWDEKAGAVGSMYDVVRDRRLPYRAEVIGGVLEEESQRLLRAFFEARR, encoded by the coding sequence ATGACGCCCGCACCCGCCGATGCCGCCGCGATGGACCGAGCGCTCGAGCTCGCCTCCGCCGCGTGCGTCGCGGGCGAGATCCCCGTCGGCGCCGTGGTGCTCGACCTCGACGGCACGGTGATCGGCGAGGGGCGCAACCTGCGCGAGGAGCTGGGCGATCCGTCGGCGCACGCCGAGATCGTCGCCCTGCGGCAGGCGGCGGAGGAAGTCGGCTCGTGGAACCTCGAGGGCCGCACCCTCGTGGTGACCCTGGAGCCCTGCCTGATGTGCGCGGGCGCGCTGCTGCAGGCGCGGATCGGCCGGGTCGTGTTCGGCGCATGGGACGAGAAGGCCGGTGCGGTCGGATCGATGTACGACGTCGTCCGCGATCGGCGGCTGCCGTACCGCGCCGAGGTGATCGGCGGCGTTCTCGAGGAGGAGTCGCAGCGGCTCCTGCGCGCGTTCTTCGAGGCCCGCCGCTAG
- a CDS encoding DUF3052 domain-containing protein — protein MTRTVAEKLQIKPGTEVLFGPSTPQQRALIDPLPEGVTVVNGIDRDTTDVAVMFARSREELDGLLADVMPRLTAPRAVWIGYPKGNRADINRDTIWARVQEFGWTLNGNISLDDEWSSVRAKRA, from the coding sequence ATGACGCGCACCGTCGCCGAGAAGCTCCAGATCAAGCCGGGCACCGAGGTGCTGTTCGGGCCCTCGACCCCGCAACAGCGGGCACTGATCGACCCGCTCCCGGAGGGCGTGACGGTGGTGAACGGCATCGACCGCGACACCACCGACGTCGCCGTGATGTTCGCCCGCAGCCGCGAGGAGCTCGACGGCCTGCTCGCCGACGTGATGCCGCGCCTGACGGCGCCGCGGGCGGTGTGGATCGGCTACCCCAAGGGCAATCGTGCCGACATCAACCGCGACACCATCTGGGCCCGCGTGCAGGAGTTCGGCTGGACCCTCAACGGCAACATCTCGCTGGACGACGAGTGGTCCAGCGTCCGGGCCAAGCGGGCCTGA
- a CDS encoding LLM class F420-dependent oxidoreductase, whose protein sequence is MEYCVFIEPQQGADYDTQLAFAQTAERLGFDGFFRSDHFLKMGDFFDGLPGPTDALTTIAGLARETSRIRLGTLVSSVTYRHPGLLAIQAAQIDAMSGGRFELGLGTGWYEAEHRAYGLPFPAKRFDLLEEQLQILTGLWSTPIGETFSFAGAHYRLEDAPALPKPVQSPMPLIVGGAGPSRTPALAASYATEFNIVFQPEDVIADRLERVVRACEAIDRDPATLKRTVGLTVLAGASEADVARRAANTGVDLAAFRESHTFCGSADAIAERVGRLRERGAERIYFQMIDMTDLDHLAYLGEEVLPILPR, encoded by the coding sequence ATGGAGTACTGCGTCTTCATCGAGCCCCAGCAGGGCGCCGACTACGACACCCAGCTCGCCTTCGCCCAGACGGCGGAGCGGCTCGGGTTCGACGGCTTCTTCCGGTCCGATCACTTCCTCAAGATGGGCGACTTCTTCGACGGCCTGCCCGGGCCGACCGACGCGCTCACGACGATCGCCGGCCTCGCCCGCGAGACCTCGCGCATCCGCCTGGGCACGCTCGTCTCGTCGGTCACCTACCGGCACCCGGGGCTGCTGGCGATCCAGGCGGCGCAGATCGATGCGATGTCGGGCGGCCGGTTCGAGCTGGGCCTCGGCACGGGCTGGTACGAGGCGGAGCACCGCGCCTACGGCCTGCCCTTCCCCGCCAAGCGGTTCGACCTGCTGGAGGAGCAGCTGCAGATCCTCACCGGCCTGTGGTCGACCCCGATCGGCGAGACCTTCTCGTTCGCGGGCGCCCACTACCGCCTCGAGGACGCCCCCGCGCTGCCCAAGCCGGTGCAGAGCCCGATGCCGCTCATCGTCGGCGGCGCCGGCCCCTCCCGCACGCCCGCTCTGGCGGCGTCGTATGCCACCGAGTTCAACATCGTGTTCCAGCCCGAGGACGTCATCGCCGATCGGCTGGAGCGCGTCGTGCGCGCCTGCGAGGCGATCGACCGCGACCCGGCCACCCTCAAGCGCACGGTCGGCCTCACGGTGCTCGCCGGGGCCTCCGAGGCCGATGTCGCCCGCCGCGCCGCGAACACGGGCGTCGACCTCGCCGCCTTCCGCGAGAGCCACACGTTCTGCGGCTCGGCCGACGCGATCGCCGAGCGCGTGGGCCGGCTGCGCGAGCGCGGTGCCGAGCGCATCTACTTCCAGATGATCGACATGACCGATCTCGACCACCTCGCCTACCTGGGCGAGGAGGTCCTGCCGATCCTGCCGCGCTGA
- a CDS encoding class I SAM-dependent methyltransferase: MDRPELDALLTREGLALLDTLDPVQTAADVARVVSRLRAAGHSPELVSAVVGQARLRRRAVAKFGELAGRMLFTRAGLEQATRLPVATHHAERMRAAGVGRVADLGCGIGGDALAFAALGIDVTAVDADDVTAALAAYNLAPFRPGTTVAQGLAQDADLSGVDAVWLDPARRTAGHAETRRVTAADYSPPLDWAFGLGERLPTGIKLGPAHDRDALPAHAEAQWVSDGGSTVELVLWSGALARDGVRRAALVLRDGAAHELTAPADTEDEPDRPLGAFLHEPDGAVIRARLVGDVARALRAGPVAPGIAYLTGDAAITSPFVQSFRVREILPADPKGLAKALRTRGIGTLEIKKRGVDVDPAALRTRLGLRGDASATLLLTRVGGKRIAVLADRV; encoded by the coding sequence ATGGATCGCCCCGAGCTCGACGCCCTGCTGACGCGAGAGGGGCTGGCCCTGCTGGACACGCTCGACCCCGTCCAGACGGCCGCCGACGTCGCCCGCGTGGTCTCGCGACTGCGGGCCGCCGGCCACTCCCCCGAGCTCGTCTCGGCCGTCGTGGGGCAGGCCCGGCTGCGCCGCCGCGCGGTGGCGAAGTTCGGCGAGCTGGCGGGGCGCATGCTCTTCACGCGCGCCGGGCTCGAGCAGGCCACGCGCCTGCCGGTGGCCACCCACCACGCCGAGCGGATGCGGGCGGCCGGCGTCGGGCGCGTGGCCGATCTGGGCTGCGGCATCGGGGGCGATGCCCTGGCGTTCGCGGCGCTCGGGATCGACGTGACGGCCGTCGACGCCGACGACGTCACCGCGGCGCTCGCGGCCTACAACCTCGCGCCCTTCCGCCCGGGAACGACCGTGGCGCAGGGGCTCGCGCAGGACGCCGACCTCTCGGGCGTCGATGCCGTCTGGCTCGACCCGGCCCGGCGCACGGCGGGCCACGCGGAGACCCGGCGCGTCACCGCGGCCGACTACTCCCCGCCGCTGGACTGGGCCTTCGGGCTCGGCGAGCGCCTGCCCACGGGCATCAAGCTCGGGCCCGCGCACGACCGCGACGCGCTGCCCGCGCACGCCGAGGCGCAGTGGGTCAGCGACGGCGGCTCGACCGTGGAGCTCGTGCTGTGGTCCGGGGCGCTCGCCCGCGACGGCGTGCGCCGGGCGGCGCTCGTGCTGCGCGACGGCGCCGCGCACGAGCTGACCGCCCCCGCCGACACCGAGGACGAGCCCGACCGCCCGCTCGGTGCCTTCCTGCACGAGCCAGACGGGGCGGTGATCCGTGCCCGCCTCGTGGGCGACGTCGCGCGGGCGCTGCGGGCCGGCCCCGTCGCGCCCGGCATCGCGTACCTCACGGGCGACGCGGCGATCACGAGCCCGTTCGTGCAGAGCTTCCGCGTGCGCGAGATCCTGCCCGCCGATCCGAAGGGGCTCGCCAAGGCCCTGCGCACCCGCGGCATCGGCACGCTCGAGATCAAGAAGCGCGGCGTCGACGTCGACCCCGCCGCGCTCCGCACGCGCCTGGGACTGCGCGGCGACGCCTCGGCGACGCTGCTGCTCACGCGCGTGGGCGGCAAGCGGATCGCGGTGCTCGCCGACCGGGTCTGA
- the groES gene encoding co-chaperone GroES, translating to MSVSIKPLEDRIVIKQVEAEQTTASGLVIPDTAKEKPQEGEVVAVGPGRIDDNGNRVPLDVAVGDRVLYSKYGGTEVKFGADEFLVLSARDVLAVVVR from the coding sequence GTGTCGGTTTCCATCAAGCCGCTCGAGGACCGCATCGTCATCAAGCAGGTCGAGGCCGAGCAGACCACCGCCAGCGGTCTGGTCATCCCCGACACCGCCAAGGAGAAGCCCCAGGAGGGCGAGGTCGTGGCCGTGGGCCCCGGCCGCATCGATGACAACGGCAACCGCGTTCCGCTCGACGTCGCCGTGGGCGACCGCGTGCTGTACAGCAAGTACGGCGGAACCGAGGTCAAGTTCGGCGCTGACGAGTTCCTCGTCCTCTCGGCCCGCGACGTGCTCGCGGTCGTCGTCCGCTGA
- the rarD gene encoding EamA family transporter RarD: MSQPSPSRANPIDPEREKLLGVGYGAGAYLLWGVLPLYFVLLKPTGAWEVVAWRILFSLVFCALLLTVVRGGWVRMIAVIRNRAVVGWTVLAGLLIYVNWQAFLIATQSDHVIESSLGYFINPIATVLLAVLVLKERVRPLQWAAIGIAVVAVVVIVVAYGSVPWIALTLTASFGLYGLVKKQIGGAVDAVSGLALETLWLAPIAVVQLVIVAATTGLTLGQHGVGHTLLLIGSGVATAVPLLLFASGARRVTLTTIGLLQFIAPILQFLTGVFILGEPMPAERWAGFVIVWVACAVLVADMLREGRRSRRSAPGVVSLAR; encoded by the coding sequence GTGAGCCAGCCTTCCCCCTCCCGTGCGAACCCCATCGATCCGGAGCGGGAGAAGCTCCTCGGCGTCGGGTACGGCGCCGGCGCGTATCTGCTGTGGGGCGTGCTGCCGCTGTACTTCGTGCTCCTCAAGCCCACCGGCGCGTGGGAGGTCGTCGCCTGGCGGATCCTCTTCTCCCTCGTCTTCTGCGCGCTGCTGCTGACCGTCGTGCGCGGCGGCTGGGTCCGCATGATCGCGGTGATCCGCAATCGGGCCGTCGTGGGATGGACGGTGCTGGCCGGCCTGCTCATCTACGTGAACTGGCAGGCGTTCCTCATCGCCACGCAGAGCGATCACGTGATCGAGTCGAGCCTGGGCTACTTCATCAACCCGATCGCCACCGTGCTGCTGGCGGTCCTCGTGCTCAAGGAGCGGGTGCGTCCGCTGCAGTGGGCGGCCATCGGCATCGCCGTGGTCGCCGTCGTCGTGATCGTGGTCGCGTACGGGTCGGTGCCCTGGATCGCGCTGACCCTCACCGCGTCGTTCGGCCTGTACGGCCTGGTCAAGAAGCAGATCGGCGGCGCCGTCGACGCGGTCAGCGGCCTGGCGCTCGAGACGCTCTGGCTCGCGCCCATCGCGGTGGTGCAGCTCGTGATCGTCGCGGCGACCACCGGCCTCACGCTCGGCCAGCACGGCGTCGGGCACACCCTGCTGCTGATCGGCAGCGGCGTGGCCACCGCGGTGCCGCTGCTGCTGTTCGCCTCGGGCGCGCGCCGGGTCACGCTCACGACGATCGGGCTGCTGCAGTTCATCGCGCCGATCCTGCAGTTCCTCACGGGCGTGTTCATCCTCGGCGAGCCGATGCCGGCCGAGCGCTGGGCCGGCTTCGTGATCGTGTGGGTGGCGTGCGCCGTGCTCGTGGCCGACATGCTGCGGGAGGGCCGGCGATCGCGCCGCTCGGCGCCGGGTGTGGTGAGTCTCGCCAGATAA
- a CDS encoding ABC transporter substrate-binding protein, which translates to MVRSRKALLGFAALTGTAALVLAGCAASDTPAEDPEESSSGAPVEGEDLSLNIGTALPVSGSLSFLGPPEIAGVDYAASLINAYAETTGLTVDINHGDSGDLDNKAYETEIPRLLAENPAAIIGAASSGVSLQFIDQVTGAGVIQFSPANTSDAFTTYDDNGLYFRTAPSDTLQGDVHGNFVAELGHQTLGLIVLNDAYGTGLAKYITDAFEAAGGEVVAAPTFNPGDTSFDSQIAEVLAQDPDAITVISFDEAKTILPTLIGQGFPAENVFLVDGNMAAYPDFEPGLLEGAKGTYPGPTPDQVQDFIDGLDAFVEESGDAALSDYTYAPESYDATILLALASLAAQSTDSAAIAEKLIEVSGGSGDGEKCESYEACADIILGGGTADYDGASSPITFDEVGDPTEGFINIYEYGADNTYTPYEG; encoded by the coding sequence ATGGTTCGATCCAGGAAGGCGCTGCTCGGCTTCGCCGCACTGACGGGAACCGCAGCGCTGGTGCTCGCGGGCTGTGCCGCGAGCGACACCCCCGCCGAGGACCCCGAAGAGAGCTCGTCCGGCGCGCCCGTCGAGGGCGAGGACCTCTCGCTCAACATCGGCACCGCGCTGCCCGTGAGCGGTTCGCTCTCGTTCCTCGGCCCGCCCGAGATCGCGGGCGTCGACTACGCCGCCTCGCTCATCAACGCCTATGCCGAGACCACCGGTCTCACCGTCGACATCAACCACGGCGACTCGGGTGACCTCGACAACAAGGCGTACGAGACCGAGATCCCGCGCCTGCTCGCCGAGAACCCGGCCGCCATCATCGGCGCCGCCTCGTCGGGCGTCTCGCTGCAGTTCATCGACCAGGTCACGGGCGCCGGCGTCATCCAGTTCTCGCCGGCGAACACGTCGGACGCGTTCACGACGTACGACGACAACGGCCTGTACTTCCGCACGGCTCCGTCCGACACCCTGCAGGGCGACGTGCACGGCAACTTCGTCGCCGAGCTCGGCCACCAGACGCTCGGACTCATCGTGCTGAACGACGCGTACGGCACCGGCCTGGCCAAGTACATCACCGACGCGTTCGAGGCCGCCGGCGGCGAGGTCGTCGCGGCCCCGACGTTCAACCCGGGCGACACGTCGTTCGACTCGCAGATCGCCGAGGTCCTCGCGCAGGACCCCGACGCGATCACGGTGATCTCGTTCGACGAGGCCAAGACGATCCTGCCGACCCTCATCGGCCAGGGCTTCCCCGCGGAGAACGTCTTCCTCGTCGACGGCAACATGGCCGCGTACCCCGACTTCGAGCCCGGTCTGCTCGAGGGCGCGAAGGGCACCTACCCGGGCCCGACGCCCGACCAGGTGCAGGACTTCATCGACGGGCTCGACGCCTTCGTCGAGGAGTCCGGTGACGCCGCGCTGAGCGACTACACCTACGCTCCCGAGTCGTACGACGCGACGATCCTGCTGGCGCTCGCGTCGCTGGCGGCGCAGTCGACCGACTCGGCCGCGATCGCCGAGAAGCTCATCGAGGTCTCTGGCGGCTCGGGCGACGGCGAGAAGTGCGAGTCGTACGAGGCCTGCGCCGACATCATCCTCGGTGGCGGCACGGCGGACTACGACGGCGCGTCGAGCCCGATCACGTTCGATGAGGTCGGCGACCCGACCGAGGGCTTCATCAACATCTACGAGTACGGCGCCGACAACACCTACACGCCGTACGAGGGCTGA
- a CDS encoding YhgE/Pip domain-containing protein, whose product MTTLERARSRKPITWLTVIGVLLLPAVIGGVLVAALYNPTERLENMSAAIVNLDEPVTIDGQYTPLGRQLAAGLVEGSDDLDSNLDWVLSNEDDASEGLRDGTYQAIVTIPEEFSAAATSSGQSLAGSDDPAQKATIEVTTAPDARLVDGAITAQVADVATATLGDMLSEATLSNLLIGFTTMGDQLGDAADGAAQLATGAGEARGGADQLSSGATQLADGIGTLGDGIGQLATGASAATDGATQLADGIATLAGGLRGDGTPANPGLAGGAAALSDGAGQLATGLDQVNAGLNGDGTAANPGLAPSADQLAAGLAQGVEQIRATDIVPAELEQAAAGAAQGAQGLADGLEGLSAACRVSAAPAFCDQLDALAASAPGVAQAAAGTQRGLTSINDTVPGATADGLAPAVGGAQQLAGGLGTLAANTPALASGAHDLASGASGLADGATQSADGVDQLAAGASSLASGLGQLTTGAEQAAAGTPQLADGASQLSTGASELGDGLGELAGGASSLAGGLDQAVAAVPSYGESEAQDLASVVADPVGADGTDDSLFGASAIPLLAAVVLWFGALATFLALRAVTARALTSRRSSVLLAGGALLPAALIGAVQGALVAGVAQLAAGYDAATAWAFLGASMLVGIGFAAVHQALVAVFGGAGRWIAAIVGALALAVGIVSTLPDALRGVTSFLPTTTAFDALLAVATGTDGAGAAIAGVLIWAVLAFLVSTIAVARRRSVSAKALLQPSLA is encoded by the coding sequence ATGACCACCCTGGAACGCGCCCGCTCGCGCAAGCCCATCACCTGGCTCACCGTGATCGGTGTGCTGCTGCTGCCGGCCGTCATCGGCGGCGTGCTCGTCGCGGCGCTGTACAACCCGACCGAGCGGCTCGAGAACATGTCGGCGGCGATCGTGAACCTCGACGAGCCGGTCACGATCGACGGCCAGTACACGCCGCTGGGGCGGCAGCTGGCGGCCGGCCTCGTGGAGGGCTCGGACGATCTCGACAGCAACCTCGACTGGGTGCTGTCGAACGAGGACGACGCCAGCGAGGGGCTGCGCGACGGCACCTACCAGGCGATCGTCACGATCCCGGAGGAGTTCTCGGCGGCCGCGACCTCGTCGGGCCAGTCGCTCGCCGGGTCGGACGACCCCGCGCAGAAGGCCACCATCGAGGTCACCACGGCGCCCGATGCGCGCCTCGTGGACGGCGCGATCACCGCGCAGGTGGCCGACGTCGCCACGGCGACCCTCGGCGACATGCTGTCGGAGGCGACGCTGTCGAACCTGCTCATCGGCTTCACGACCATGGGCGATCAGCTGGGTGACGCGGCCGACGGCGCCGCGCAGCTGGCCACCGGCGCGGGCGAGGCGCGCGGCGGTGCCGACCAGCTGTCCTCCGGCGCCACGCAGCTGGCGGACGGCATCGGCACGCTCGGCGACGGCATCGGCCAGCTCGCCACGGGCGCGTCGGCGGCTACCGACGGCGCGACCCAGCTCGCCGACGGCATCGCGACCCTCGCGGGCGGGCTGCGCGGCGACGGCACGCCGGCGAACCCCGGCCTCGCCGGCGGCGCCGCGGCGCTCTCCGACGGCGCCGGCCAGCTCGCCACCGGGCTCGACCAGGTCAACGCCGGGCTCAACGGCGACGGCACCGCCGCCAACCCGGGCCTGGCGCCCAGCGCCGACCAGCTCGCCGCGGGCCTCGCCCAGGGCGTCGAGCAGATCCGCGCCACCGACATCGTCCCGGCCGAGCTCGAGCAGGCCGCCGCCGGCGCGGCTCAGGGTGCGCAGGGTCTCGCCGACGGCCTCGAGGGCCTGTCGGCCGCGTGCCGCGTCTCGGCCGCCCCGGCGTTCTGCGACCAGCTCGACGCCCTCGCCGCCAGCGCCCCGGGCGTCGCCCAGGCCGCGGCCGGCACGCAGCGGGGCCTGACGTCGATCAACGACACCGTCCCGGGCGCCACGGCCGACGGGCTCGCTCCCGCCGTGGGCGGCGCGCAGCAGCTCGCGGGCGGGCTCGGCACGCTCGCCGCGAACACCCCGGCGCTGGCCTCGGGCGCGCACGACCTCGCGTCGGGCGCGTCGGGCCTCGCCGATGGCGCCACGCAGAGCGCGGACGGCGTCGACCAGCTCGCCGCGGGCGCCTCCAGCCTCGCGTCCGGCCTGGGCCAGCTCACGACGGGCGCCGAGCAGGCCGCCGCCGGCACGCCGCAGCTCGCCGACGGCGCATCGCAGCTGTCGACGGGGGCGAGCGAGCTCGGCGACGGCCTCGGCGAGCTCGCGGGCGGGGCGAGCTCCCTCGCCGGCGGCCTGGACCAGGCCGTGGCGGCCGTGCCGTCGTACGGAGAGAGCGAGGCGCAGGATCTCGCCTCGGTCGTCGCCGACCCGGTGGGCGCCGACGGCACCGACGACTCGCTGTTCGGCGCCTCGGCGATCCCGCTGCTGGCGGCCGTCGTGCTGTGGTTCGGCGCCCTGGCCACGTTCCTGGCCCTGCGGGCGGTCACGGCGCGCGCCCTCACCTCGCGCCGATCGTCGGTGCTGCTCGCGGGCGGCGCCCTGCTGCCCGCCGCGCTCATCGGCGCCGTGCAGGGCGCGCTCGTGGCGGGCGTCGCCCAGCTCGCGGCGGGCTACGACGCGGCGACCGCCTGGGCGTTCCTGGGCGCGTCGATGCTCGTCGGCATCGGCTTCGCGGCGGTGCACCAGGCCCTGGTGGCGGTGTTCGGCGGGGCCGGGCGCTGGATCGCGGCGATCGTCGGCGCGCTGGCCCTCGCGGTCGGCATCGTCTCGACGCTGCCGGATGCGCTGCGCGGCGTGACGTCGTTCCTGCCCACGACCACGGCCTTCGACGCCCTCCTGGCCGTCGCGACCGGCACGGACGGCGCCGGCGCGGCGATCGCGGGCGTGCTCATCTGGGCGGTGCTGGCGTTCCTCGTCTCGACGATCGCCGTGGCGCGGCGCCGCTCGGTCTCGGCGAAGGCGCTCCTGCAGCCCTCGCTGGCCTGA